The Elaeis guineensis isolate ETL-2024a chromosome 12, EG11, whole genome shotgun sequence sequence GCATCTTCTTGTTGCtatttcatgtgagagagaaagtTAAAGATTATTTCATGAAAATAGGAGTACATTTTATCATTGCCTAGACAGGAGTTGTTTAGAGTGGATGTTGCCAAAAAGGGGAACTAGAGTGGGTAAGGAACAAGATTTGATGGTAGGAAACTATAACAAAATGTTACTCAATAGTTTTAAGTGGCATAGTAAACAAGAGTGAGAGAGGGGGCATGACCATGGTTTGTGGGTGTTCTAAGACCATTTTAAGCAATTTTTATTTCTAAGTTCATGATAAAATGGCATTTCATATACTTACAAAGTGTAGCATATCATCTGCTTAAATTTCTGAAATAAATTCATTTATGAAATTTGTAAAGTGATATGGGCTTTAGTCCCCAGTATGATCACAACCTTATAGAAAATTCAATCATCTCACTACAGATTATTTCAATTTTGTAGTACTTAACTTCTGGAATTCTTTTctaaaagctttttttttttttgaaaaaaaaaaaatcttcaactaTCTTGATTGAATGGTGGTATATAGATATCTTATTATTATTCTAAATATATTCCAGTACATATTCCTTGTTTAGTTATTTAGTAACTTATGAGAATAACTTGTTTATCTTTCCTTAAATTGACCATTTTGCACGAATCCATATTGTTCTTATTTTAAGGCACCTAACTCAATTTCAAATCTAGATTCTCTTCCTCATCATAGCTAATGTAAGGAGATGCTTCTCACCTTCTTTTGGACCCTAAATATATCTATCATAAATCACATCATAGGCCATTTGCTCACTTTACTACTTACATCCTTAGCATTTTACACTTTTGATGGCCTCTTGATATCATTTATCTTTTGCCATTCTTTTAGTAAGTATCTCTTCCCATGAGTTTATTTGGTTGCTAAGATTCCTTCAAGTTTCTTGGTGTATATCACTTAGGAGGTGTTTGGTGCACTACATAGGTAATGTTGCTATAGTAATGGGATTGCGGAGGGAATGTAATTACCTGGTAAAATAATAGATAATCCTATATTGTAGTGTTTGGTATGTGCAGTAATGTTGTTGTAAAATAACAGAGAATCCTATATTGTAGTGGTTGATATACAATTTAGATTATATGGAATATAAGCTAATTTTTTCAAAGTACCCTCATCCTTGCTTattgattattgtctattttctAGAGAGACAATTTAATTTCGAGATCAACCATTTTCGGTGACATCATCGGCCAGAACCACCCATtatgttttcttttttattttcaccaATTGGGACtacaaataatttatttaatatagattttaatttattttgatggggGTATTTTGGTCCTGAAGTTATCTTGTTGCAAGATTGCAAGGTTATATGTAATCACATTGCCACCTCCCCCTTAGCAATCAGATTACCTCTTTTTGAGGTAATGCTGCATTACAAAAGAGGTAATACTGCATTACATGTAATGCAGCATTACCTGTGAAAGTGGTGAAACAAACAATGTAATCTGATTAGCTGTTGCAAAATTACATGTAATTTTGTTAGGATTATATGCTACTAAATGCCGTCTCATGATTAAATCAAGCTGAATCTAACGGACAAGCAACTTAAATTGAACTGACCATCTTGACCAGTATGTTTATGCAATTTTCACATTCCACTTTCACTCCTGTAttaatttatccaaaaatttagTTATATTTCTCCATCAAAACTCTACCATTTATTATTGAATAACattggttttatttttttttcttttttctctgacTATTACCTCCATAACTACTGGCACGTGCCGCATGGCTTGACATTCTTGTCCTATCCTTCTCAACCTTTGCATgccaatcctttgctgatttggaAAAGAGAACATATTTGTGACATATTTGACCTACTCTTGATATTAACTAAATAAACCTTCTATTTTTAATTACGTAAGTGATCTTGCTTGGTCTCAAGACGCTTGTGAAATCAAATTGTAGAAATATTTCATATATTGGGGTCttcaaatttataaattaaagggTCTTATGATGAGTACATGAGGTTTAAGGACTTTAGTGAGTCTAAGGACAGATTaggttctttatttattttttagttttagtAACAATCTTAACAttggattttctttcttttcttattctgTAATTTGTCATGTGGCCATCTAGTTGATCATGTTTtaagattttgattttaattccaAATTAGTTTCTAAGCAAGTCTGTGATACCCTTACAGCCTTACTTTCTTTGAGATTTGAAAGTCCTACATTATGAATTATTTGTTAGAGTGCTATTTAATTCTGTATAGTGGTGCAATAGTTTTAATTCAGTCAACTTGTTTCCAAGATCTTTATGTGCAAGATAAAAtgccttttttccttttttgctttGAGGGTAAAACAGTACTGTTGATGTTCACATTTCAATGAAAtttagatggttcaatctatggcATGACTCcatgacatggttcaatccaccgACTAACTCTGTAGTGGAGGATAGCAGTAATAGACTGTCTTAATTCGGATCTACAAATGAAAACTCCTCTTCCTTTCCAGAGGATGACTTTTCCTAAAGCTGATAAATTGGTCATGCAGCTCAGTTTCTCTATATTCCAGTTCATAGAAATATCTTCTTACATACCTTATCATTTAAATAACCTGCTAAAGTGTATGCCCTATAGTTCAAATGCTATGTGGTTATTTGTTTTTTTATAAACATTGCAGGTGCATGAGCTGTTGAAGCTATACAATGAAGTGGAAGTCTCTTCACAGTGTTTACTTTTTAAAATTCCTTCAACTTGGCAAGTAAGCCATCCAGTTAATTGCATTGCTCATACTCATCATCTTGAAAGTTCAAAATTGCAAGAAATTGGTTGATGTTCTGTATCTGATTGCAACTTTTTTCAGGGGATAGAAGCCTCAAGGTTGTTGGAATCTGAAGGAATACAAACTCATTTAACATTCGTTTATAGGTAATTGTTGTGTTCCATATTACTGAATACATGCTGATGTTATCTCCAGGTTATTTATAGATCGCTTTAGTGGATACCACTATCTACTTTACACTTTGTCATATATAAATAGATATACATACTACCATGGATTCAGGTCCTAGCAGAATGTCCTGTGGCATACTACATACATAAAAGCATACATATGTACATCTTTTCCTGCTTATGAACATTGTAGTGGATGTTTAAACATTTGTTGTTTCCTTGTTTGTCTTACTTCTCTATTTTTCAGTACGGGTATCAATGGGTCAGGTCAGGCTGGGTTGGATCTATGCCTGCAGAAAGTCCCAAGCGTAAATCTCAGGCCTGAGCCTAGCCCAGCCTGGCCTGGACCAGGCCTAAGCCTGACCCTGCTTGGGTTATATTTTCGGTCCAGGCCAGGCTCCAAATAGGTTCCATCTTTCCCTGAGTTCCCAGCCTGGGCCCGGCTAGCAAATGATTCAGGATTTTATCTCCAGGCCCAAGCCTGGCTCACAGGCCTAAAACATGAGCCCAGGCCCAGTTTTTCTTGGCTAGGTCTTGGGCCAGCCCGGCCTATTGACAGCACTACTTTTTGAATGGAGACCAAACAAATAATATCGTAGCACATCTGGTCAACCTTGTAAGTCCTTTTAAAATGTATTATAATCTACTGAATTTGGGAATAGTGTTAGTCATTTTCTCATGCTATTCCCATTATCATGGATTATCTAGAATTATATACCCCTTCAGGCCTTTCTGATCTTGATCACTCTTATACAGCTTTTCTCAGGCAGCAGCTGCAGCTCAGGCAGGTGCATCTGTTATCCAGATTTTTGTCGGGCGCATCAGGGTAGCTCTTACTGTTGAATAAATAGTGCATTGTTTCAAATTTCTTTATATAAACAATCATGACAAAAAACAGGATTGGGCTCGTAATCATTCTGGTGATCCTGAGATAGAAGCTGCTTCCAAAAATGGAGAAGATCCTGGATTGGCCTTGGTtagtttcatttttcttttcgttTTAATTTTTTCACTTCTATTTCATGAGTATTTAGTTGGGCTGGATGTGCATGGATATTATACCTGGTAAAAGTCAAACCACCTTAAGATGCGTTTCCAAGAGAGTGCGAAAATCTTCATAGGATACACCTTGTTTTTGCACCAAACTGTGAGAAACATTTGTTTGAGTCTGGCAGTTGAAACCTTGTTCTTTTTCAAAGTAATGATTATTAGCTAGAAACTCATGAAACATGGACATCAATTATGTTGGTGATTTGCTGCTTCACAATGATTTCTTTGTATAATTTGTGAAAAAAAAGAACATGGAGTAAATGCAATTATTAATTAGTGGGGTACCATGTAGATACATCACTATACCACACATTTAGTTGATAGTGGCTGATGCATAAACTAATTATATATCTAGAGGTGCATAAAAACACATATATACTATATGTATACAATATGTGTAATGTATACATTTATGCATAAGTTTTGTCCACATTGCCAAGCCCCGGAGCATGTGCTGAGGCTCAGCACTGAGATGGATTCTGGGCTGGGCTATACTTCGGTCTGAAATGAGTAACCATTATGCAGGCTATAGTGGATTGTGCATTCGCATTGATCAAATAGTGATATAGGCCTTGATGTCATCGGACACCTGCCTTCTAACTCAATTGGAGCATCATCTTCAAAGGCCTATCTTACCTCTCTAACTAGAATGATTGAGAGGATACCATTTGTTGTGACCACAAGTAGTCTATGATATTGAGACATTTTGAAGAAACTGACTGCTTTTGGATTAAGGCTTCATCAGATGGCGAGTTATGATCCATAAAGTTAACCTTTTGGACAGCATAGAGTCTAAACATATTATGCAAATTATCATCATAAGATGTTACATTTTCTCAATTATTTTGTTGTTTCGTGATGTTCCTGTTAATGGTGATGTACTGGTTTAAATGCTTCCATGATGTTTAAATTTATAATGACCCAAGGTATAGAAAACCTATGGCTAGCATCAGGAAGATAGATTAACACTAAGAATTCAGGATTAGTTCCATAGAAACAAAGATTCATATTTGGCCAGTCACAAGAAAGAtcataaacatacatacatacatacatacatcatgcatgcatacatacatacatacatacatacatgcatgcatgtatttgttggatattttttctttactGCAATAATGggtgtgcatgcatgcatgcatgcatgtattgaatattttttctttactgCAATAATGGATTCTTTCAAAAAAGGGTAATATTCAACAAAAAGATTAAACTTCTCAAAACAGTCAAATATACTATGTGACTTATCTGCAAGATCTGGCAAACAAATAAGAAAAGGTTTCTGATAAAAAGGATTTGCGAATAACTTGTAAGTTTGGATTAATTTGAGGAACTGATTGCAGAGGCTTAAAAACTAGGTTTCATACAGGAAACATCCAGACCTATAGAGACTAATTTCATGTAATGCCCTGTGTAATAATGTTCTCACTTCTGTGTAGCCTTGCTTATATGTAATATTCTAAACACAAGCTCTTTTTTGATAATTTCAGATGTTAGCATATCATATTAGTAAAATGAATATTGATAACAATATCTTGATATCTTTTTTTCCTTTGATGCTAATTTAGATGTAAGGAGCCCCTTGGATGTGTAGTTCTTTGTCAATATGAAGAACTAGAACTGAAGTTATTTTCCGAATACTCCAATGAATTAGTTTTGTAATGCATCTTTATACACAAATGCAGGTGAAGAAAACATATAATTACATTCACAAATATGGACATGAATCAAAGCTGATGGCAGCAGCGGTGCGCAACAAACAGGATGTCTTTAGTCTCCTTGGGTATGATAATCAGACTTCTGACATTTCTCAAGTGTGGGTTGCATAACTGGCATTATTAGTGCAAAGTTTGATCTCATGTTCACTTTTCCCTTTTGTAGGATTGATTACATAATTGCTCCCTTGAAGATATTGCAGTCTCTAAAAGAGTCAGTGACCTATCCTCAGGAGAAGTACTCTTACGTCAGGAAGTTATCTCCAGGCTCTGCCAAGATGTATGACTTCACTGAAGAGGAGGTAACTTTTCAATGACCATGTCCAAGATTTAGGATCTGTTTATTTGTAAGTGGTGTGGTTTAAATTAGAATTCCAAATGGGCATTAGAAAATGGCATTAGTTTTCTTGGTGGTGGGAGACCTTCTGAAAAACATTCAGTCAATAGATACTCTCTGCAGATTTTaagaatctttttttcttttctttcctttactTTTCTTGTGCTTTGCACCCCCACCTCATAATATAAGCAAGTGCAACCTTATATACATGTATTTTTTGGGGCAAATGGTCAACCTGTTTAGTTTCATGTGCTGTGGGTATGCCTTTTTCCCAAACTAGCACCGGGAAGGTGCAAAGACACATTCACACTTTGATTTTAATGTTTTTATGATTATGCTAAGGTTTACAAATTGTGAAACCTTTTTTCTTGTTAGTTTCCTTTTTGGTGGTGATAGCCTCAAAATTTATGAGCATATCCTTCTTTAATTCTATGTATATCAATGATTCCATCTCTAGACAATCCTTGTAGGAGACAAACAAAGGGAATACATCACTATAAAGTCAGGATGATCGGTTCCCACAAACATAGGCTAAGGTCAAGGTCAGAAAGAAAAGTGCAACTCTCTGACAATCATGGAGTCTGGTAGCTGGGAAGGAGTAGAGCTAAATGGGGACATAGACATAGTTTTAATAATTTGTCTATATGCTTGTTTGGAAGTTACTGTTGACAAATTAATAACTGATTCACGCAGCATATGGGGGCATGTAAAGTTGCTAAAATTCACCAGTTCATCCATATGGAGGCCTTTCTCTAATCTTTCCCTATTGGCTGTGACTGAGTTACTGAATTGCTCACACATGCATTGCAATGATGCAGCTTATAAAGTGGGACCAGATGAGCTTTGCATCTGCGATGGGGCCAGCTTCTGAAGAGCTTCTGGCTGCTGGGCTGGAAGGTTATGCAAATCAAACAAGGCGCCTGGAGGAGCTTTTTGCCAAGATATGGCCACCTCCCAATGTTTAATCATAGTTTCCATGTCATCAGAGGTGCTTTCCTACTGGGTTTATAAAACAGTCAAGATTATGAAGTTGTACTCTGTTTTTCCTCTCATGTCCTTGATGTTGCTGCATCATGTTTTaaaactagtttttttttttttttttttttttaattttttcaatgctTTGTTACGGTTTCCTACAGCATTGAGGATCGGAAATTGTGTCTTTTGGATTATAGATGTCACGATCCGAACCCAATACCCGAATCAGATATGTAATGGCCGTACATTCCTTAGGGCAAGCCTTAAAAAATATGCAAggttaaaaataattcattacaatctcaacatccataatatttaatttcaataataattaatagaatttatataattataaattaaattcattCAATTCTCTGATTAGGTATCAATggcactctatctatgcatccgttcATTCACAAATTCATACTATAGCtaatcatgaatattttgtaattctgaaaagaaaaagagaaatgaaggagtgtgagctttacagtccagtaagaatttttatatcacatcaatataataatataatctaaaaataagggtaaacaataaaatataaaatttcatgttcAATATTTAGAATAATATAAACATCCATAATTATCTATCTTattaaaagagatgcatcatcatatgttaatgggcgaaacacttttgttcagtaTTAGTTTCATGTAtggtcttctattttttttttcataatcatatgatctttaatctttttttttggctttagACTAATCAAGTTTATACCTGTCTCCATCCAAATAAATTTTTACtcataagcctttcaaggctgtccaaAGCATGAGCTCCTGGTTGGCTGTtccacgtacgaaagtccgtaAAGGGTTgttccaagcataagctcctgacagactGTCTCATGCATGAGCTTCTGACTAGTTGATCCATGTATAAGTCCATAGAGGCTGTTTCAGGTATAAGCTTCTGACGGGTTGATTCATGTATAAGCCCGTGAGGGCTATCCCAAGCATAAGTTTCTGATGAGCTAtctcaggtataagctcctgacgggctgttccacatgatgaGGCTTGTCCAAAtcgtatctctttttttattttcatgaaattataatacttTGACTTCATTAATTAATTCGAATTTACAgtgtaatcaaaataaatatatcatattcatataatcataccatcaatcatagatacatatatattgacataacatactcatgcttaaaaattatataagcaaataatgaTGTCTCAGATATTGTAAAATCATCGATCACGAATTCAACGATGTAAAATCAACGATACAAAACTAacaataaaatagcatatataatggtgatcatgtacagagattcttatctttatcgatgattgatTCAAGCACAGTAATCAATGAATTCTTTGATTtacaaattttataaataaaatattttatttgacatcttatgcagacaGTCGCATCTTTTCATGACGCTgaccaaacataaaaattatatatggagAAAGTACAGATAAATGATCttaataacataaatccaggaTCCCTCCTTGAATTAACCAAGATtgggatttgtctaagtatctggaccctctattgatccacaagacttttggagagagaaaattcatgaagagagaaaattttagagagagaaagtggagagaaaattTTCGTATCTTTCAGATGaaacaatcatgatcgagatcatcaaaggtcatatcaggatgactcaatatggatcaaatgttataaattttgaataaagatcgactaggatccaatctactgcatgaatttcgaagtgattctagatcatcttattttcatctcaaatttatcttaggattcgtgatgcagttagagagagagagtagaaagatcctagagagagaaaattcataaagagaaagcaaaagtttagagagagaaaataaagagagaatctatagagagaaagtggagagagaaggtagagagaggagagaggaaagagagagcactctctctcatttttttttcttttcttttcttttcttttcttttgcctttcttttcttttttcttctttttcttttcttttcttttttcttcttctctttttcccattttcttc is a genomic window containing:
- the LOC105033486 gene encoding uncharacterized protein isoform X3, which encodes MAVFLLSFSPSLLVPPSPKVGRWNSSILSPPALVLHLKRSIPRVNAAAGNASSALDSDFSNELDAVSSFSELVPDTVVFDDFERFPPTAATVSSSFLLGLCSLPDTKFKNAIETALADSECYEKKNPSERESCFFNKALVHVGADLAKLVPGRVSTEVDARLAYDTTGIIQRVHELLKLYNEVEVSSQCLLFKIPSTWQGIEASRLLESEGIQTHLTFVYSFSQAAAAAQDWARNHSGDPEIEAASKNGEDPGLALVKKTYNYIHKYGHESKLMAAAVRNKQDVFSLLGIDYIIAPLKILQSLKESVTYPQEKYSYVRKLSPGSAKMYDFTEEELIKWDQMSFASAMGPASEELLAAGLEGYANQTRRLEELFAKIWPPPNV
- the LOC105033486 gene encoding uncharacterized protein isoform X2, translated to MAVFLLSFSPSLLVPPSPKVGRWNSSILSPPALVLHLKRSIPRVNAAAGNASSALDSDFSNELDAVSSFSELVPDTVVFDDFERFPPTAATVSSSFLLGLCSLPDTKFKNAIETALADSECYEKKNPSERESCFFNKALVHVGADLAKLVPGRVSTEVDARLAYDTTGIIQRVHELLKLYNEVEVSSQCLLFKIPSTWQGIEASRLLESEGIQTHLTFVYSFSQAAAAAQAGASVIQIFVGRIRDWARNHSGDPEIEAASKNGEDPGLALVKKTYNYIHKYGHESKLMAAAVRNKQDVFSLLGIDYIIAPLKILQSLKESVTYPQEKYSYVRKLSPGSAKMYDFTEEELIKWDQMSFASAMGPASEELLAAGLEGYANQTRRLEELFAKIWPPPNV
- the LOC105033486 gene encoding uncharacterized protein isoform X1 gives rise to the protein MAVFLLSFSPSLLVPPSPKVGRWNSSILSPPALVLHLKRSIPRVNAAAGNASSALDSDFSNELDAVSSFSELVPDTVVFDDFERHALFQYKLFFFFPVFFPKVVVGRFLFSFIHCMQCRFPPTAATVSSSFLLGLCSLPDTKFKNAIETALADSECYEKKNPSERESCFFNKALVHVGADLAKLVPGRVSTEVDARLAYDTTGIIQRVHELLKLYNEVEVSSQCLLFKIPSTWQGIEASRLLESEGIQTHLTFVYSFSQAAAAAQAGASVIQIFVGRIRDWARNHSGDPEIEAASKNGEDPGLALVKKTYNYIHKYGHESKLMAAAVRNKQDVFSLLGIDYIIAPLKILQSLKESVTYPQEKYSYVRKLSPGSAKMYDFTEEELIKWDQMSFASAMGPASEELLAAGLEGYANQTRRLEELFAKIWPPPNV